One segment of Qingrenia yutianensis DNA contains the following:
- a CDS encoding glycosyltransferase family 4 protein — protein sequence MKIAMLGHKRIPSREGGVEIVVGELSSRMHEKGHDVTVYNRSGAHVSGKEFGTVDVKDYNGVKLKKVFTLNVKGLAAMTSSFCAAVCAAFGKYDVVHFHAEGPCAMMWIPKMFGKRVVATIHGLDWQRAKWGGFATKYLQFGEKVAAKCADEIIVLSKNVQQYFKDTYNRDTRFIPNGIDKMPMQDADIIKQNWGLEKDNYILFLGRIVPEKGILYLIKAFKSIKTDKKLVIAGGSSDTTDFMNEIEREAVDDDRIIFTGFIQGKTLEELYSNAYIYVLPSDLEGMPISLLEAMSYGNCCVVSSIPECTEVVQDKAVVFEQGNADALKNTLQSLCDTPDTVKKYKNGASDYICCKYNWDDVVDKTLELYER from the coding sequence ATGAAAATAGCAATGTTAGGACACAAAAGAATACCGTCGCGCGAAGGCGGAGTTGAAATTGTCGTCGGTGAGCTGTCGTCGCGAATGCACGAAAAGGGTCACGACGTTACAGTTTACAACCGAAGCGGTGCGCACGTTTCCGGCAAAGAGTTCGGAACGGTTGACGTGAAAGACTACAACGGTGTCAAGCTTAAAAAAGTGTTTACACTGAATGTTAAAGGTCTTGCTGCAATGACATCGTCGTTTTGTGCAGCAGTTTGTGCGGCATTCGGAAAGTACGACGTTGTTCATTTTCACGCCGAGGGACCCTGCGCTATGATGTGGATACCTAAAATGTTCGGCAAACGCGTTGTCGCAACAATCCACGGTCTTGACTGGCAAAGGGCAAAATGGGGCGGTTTTGCGACAAAATATTTGCAGTTCGGCGAAAAAGTCGCCGCAAAATGCGCCGATGAAATTATTGTCCTTTCAAAAAATGTTCAACAATATTTTAAGGATACATATAACCGCGACACACGGTTTATCCCCAACGGAATTGATAAAATGCCAATGCAGGACGCTGATATTATCAAGCAAAACTGGGGACTTGAAAAAGATAACTACATTCTGTTTTTGGGGCGGATTGTTCCTGAAAAAGGAATTTTATATTTGATAAAGGCATTTAAAAGCATCAAAACCGATAAAAAACTTGTGATTGCGGGCGGTTCGAGTGATACGACGGATTTTATGAATGAAATCGAGCGTGAGGCCGTTGATGATGACAGAATTATTTTTACGGGATTTATTCAGGGGAAAACACTTGAAGAGCTTTACAGCAACGCGTATATTTACGTTTTGCCGAGTGATCTTGAGGGTATGCCGATAAGTCTGCTTGAGGCTATGAGCTACGGGAATTGCTGTGTGGTTTCGAGTATTCCCGAGTGCACCGAGGTTGTGCAGGATAAGGCGGTTGTTTTTGAACAGGGAAATGCAGATGCCTTGAAAAATACGCTTCAGTCGCTTTGTGACACTCCCGATACAGTGAAAAAATATAAAAACGGTGCAAGTGATTATATTTGCTGTAAATATAACTGGGACGATGTGGTTGATAAAACGTTGGAATTGTACGAAAGGTAG
- the rfbB gene encoding dTDP-glucose 4,6-dehydratase, with translation MKKTVIVTGGAGFIGSNFVFHMLAKYPEYRIICLDKLTYAGNLSTLKSVMDNPNFRFVKDDICDREAVYKLFEEEKPDIVVNFAAESHVDRSIENPGVFLETNIMGTATLMDACRKYGIERYHQVSTDEVYGDLPLDRPDLFFTEETPIHTSSPYSSSKASADLLVQAYNRTYGLPVTISRCSNNYGPYHFPEKLIPLMIANALADKPLPVYGEGLNVRDWLYVEDHCKAIDLIIHKGRVGEVYNIGGHNEKTNIYIVKKILELLGKPENLITYVADRKGHDLRYAIDPTKIHNELGWLPETKFDDGIVKTVNWYLENQEWWKNIISGEYQDYYEKMYGDR, from the coding sequence ATGAAAAAAACAGTTATCGTTACCGGCGGAGCCGGATTTATCGGAAGCAATTTTGTTTTTCATATGCTTGCAAAATACCCCGAATACAGAATTATATGTCTTGATAAGCTTACGTATGCGGGAAATCTTTCGACATTAAAATCAGTGATGGATAACCCGAATTTCAGATTTGTGAAAGATGATATTTGCGACCGCGAGGCGGTTTACAAGTTGTTTGAAGAGGAGAAACCCGATATTGTGGTTAACTTTGCGGCAGAATCGCACGTTGACCGTTCAATAGAAAATCCGGGAGTTTTTCTTGAAACAAATATAATGGGTACTGCAACGCTTATGGACGCGTGCAGAAAATACGGAATTGAGCGTTATCACCAGGTTTCGACCGATGAGGTATATGGTGATTTACCGCTTGACAGACCCGATTTGTTCTTTACCGAAGAAACGCCGATACACACTTCGAGTCCGTATTCGTCATCAAAGGCATCGGCAGACCTGCTTGTGCAGGCGTATAACAGAACCTACGGTTTGCCTGTGACAATTTCGCGCTGTTCAAACAATTACGGTCCGTACCATTTTCCGGAAAAGCTTATTCCGCTTATGATTGCAAACGCGCTTGCGGACAAGCCTCTCCCGGTGTACGGCGAAGGACTCAACGTCCGCGATTGGCTTTATGTTGAGGATCACTGCAAGGCGATTGACCTTATAATACACAAAGGCAGAGTAGGCGAGGTTTACAATATCGGCGGGCATAACGAAAAGACAAATATCTATATTGTTAAGAAAATACTTGAACTTTTGGGTAAACCCGAAAACCTTATCACATATGTGGCGGACAGGAAAGGGCACGATTTGCGCTATGCGATTGACCCGACAAAAATTCACAACGAACTCGGCTGGCTTCCCGAAACAAAATTTGACGACGGGATTGTTAAAACTGTGAACTGGTATCTTGAAAATCAGGAATGGTGGAAGAACATCATCAGCGGAGAATATCAGGATTATTACGAAAAGATGTATGGTGACAGATAA
- a CDS encoding nucleotidyltransferase domain-containing protein, translating to MEKIYDYTIKLLRYVLKGDVPDLPNDVDFEKLYEFGRSHGVENMLYVGLKDLKIDVPKDVFQKFYYSYLMSIKIDTLQTMELEKIGKAFEDAGIDYIPLKGSVVKYFYPMPNYRKSGDIDVLVRRNKLESARAVVENMGYKFNYIYENHGVHYEFTKSTFFHFELHRKLVGDDDRSQALLSKAWNYAKLKDGTNYTYQFDISFLYVHLIAHLAKHLCSGGAGLRLFCDIWIMQSKNMIDRNKVRIYLEEANLLEIEGYIINLLDKWFLDKKVNDKVLNKLELFVFRGGSFGTVSQKINMASFGQTDSERFENKYWRKKFLSYFFEPLTYMKQKYPILISHSWLLPIMWIYRLVTIPFTEMHLVNKRLKEYSMSKNSDMDDLSEIYRIVK from the coding sequence GTGGAGAAAATTTACGATTACACAATTAAATTATTAAGATATGTCCTAAAAGGCGATGTCCCGGACTTGCCGAATGATGTTGATTTTGAAAAACTGTATGAATTCGGCAGAAGTCACGGCGTTGAAAATATGCTTTATGTCGGGCTTAAAGATTTAAAGATTGATGTCCCGAAAGACGTTTTTCAGAAATTTTATTATTCTTATCTGATGTCTATAAAAATTGATACCTTGCAGACAATGGAGCTTGAAAAAATAGGCAAGGCGTTTGAAGATGCGGGAATAGATTATATTCCGCTTAAAGGCAGTGTCGTGAAGTATTTTTATCCTATGCCCAATTACCGCAAAAGCGGTGATATTGATGTGCTTGTGCGCAGAAATAAATTGGAATCGGCGCGTGCTGTTGTTGAAAATATGGGGTATAAGTTTAATTATATATATGAAAATCACGGTGTACATTATGAATTTACAAAAAGTACATTTTTTCATTTTGAACTGCACAGAAAGCTTGTAGGTGATGATGACCGTTCTCAGGCTCTTTTGTCAAAGGCTTGGAATTATGCGAAACTTAAAGACGGAACAAATTATACATACCAGTTTGATATAAGTTTTCTGTATGTGCATTTGATAGCACACCTTGCCAAACACTTGTGTTCGGGCGGTGCAGGTTTGCGGCTTTTCTGTGACATATGGATTATGCAGAGCAAAAATATGATTGACCGAAATAAAGTTCGGATATACCTTGAAGAAGCGAATCTTCTCGAGATAGAAGGATACATAATCAATTTGCTTGACAAGTGGTTTCTTGATAAGAAAGTTAACGATAAAGTTTTGAATAAGCTTGAATTGTTTGTTTTCAGAGGCGGAAGCTTCGGTACAGTAAGTCAAAAAATAAATATGGCATCGTTCGGTCAGACGGATAGTGAGCGATTTGAAAATAAATATTGGAGAAAAAAGTTTTTGAGTTATTTCTTTGAACCGTTGACGTATATGAAACAAAAATATCCGATATTGATTTCGCACAGTTGGCTGCTGCCGATAATGTGGATTTATCGTTTAGTTACGATACCGTTTACGGAAATGCATTTGGTGAATAAACGTCTTAAAGAATATTCAATGTCGAAAAATAGCGATATGGACGATTTGAGTGAAATATACAGGATTGTGAAATAA
- a CDS encoding sugar transferase, producing the protein MRSAENENNISKLDSVSLHQTAERIRELDKTIPPKPVYEFFKRAFDIVSSSAALVLLSWLFLFTAIAIKLEDGGPVFYSQIRVGKNGKFFRMHKFRSMCDGAERMKKKLLKQNEMNGPAFKMENDPRITKVGRFIRKTSIDELPQLINILEGSMSVVGPRPPLGHEVMQYDDFAMRRLAVKPGLTCYWQCCGRSNIDFDEWMKLDNKYIDERGAWVDIKMIFATIPAVLKGEGSC; encoded by the coding sequence ATGCGTTCTGCTGAAAATGAAAATAACATTTCAAAACTTGACAGTGTAAGTTTACATCAAACGGCCGAGCGGATAAGAGAACTTGATAAAACAATTCCGCCGAAACCGGTATATGAATTTTTCAAAAGGGCATTTGATATAGTAAGTTCGTCTGCGGCGCTTGTGCTTTTGTCGTGGCTGTTTTTATTTACCGCAATAGCAATCAAGCTTGAGGACGGAGGACCTGTGTTTTATTCACAGATAAGAGTAGGGAAAAACGGTAAGTTTTTCAGGATGCACAAATTTCGCTCAATGTGTGACGGTGCAGAGCGTATGAAAAAGAAGCTTCTCAAGCAAAACGAGATGAACGGTCCTGCATTTAAAATGGAAAATGACCCGAGAATTACAAAAGTCGGACGGTTTATAAGGAAAACAAGCATAGATGAACTTCCGCAGCTTATAAATATTCTTGAAGGTTCAATGAGCGTTGTCGGGCCAAGACCGCCTCTGGGTCACGAGGTTATGCAGTATGACGATTTTGCAATGCGAAGATTGGCGGTTAAACCCGGTCTTACCTGCTATTGGCAGTGCTGCGGACGGAGCAATATTGATTTTGACGAGTGGATGAAACTTGACAATAAATACATAGACGAAAGAGGCGCGTGGGTGGATATTAAAATGATTTTTGCAACTATCCCCGCAGTGCTTAAAGGTGAGGGTTCTTGCTGA
- a CDS encoding sodium-dependent transporter encodes MEREKLGSRLGFILLSAGCAIGCGNVWKFPWMCGQYGGGAFVLIYLLCLIVLGIPVMTMEFSLGRASQASPVGMYRKLERPGTKWHIQGYLSLIGNISLMAFYTVVCGWLVYYFVKFLGGTNSEIGFVKMITDPVINVKYLAVVVVVGFGILCFNLQGGLERVTKYMMIVLFVLMIVLAVHSGTLSGAKEGLKFYLVPNLSAINGSVIVGAMNQAFFTLSLGIGSMAIFGSYIGKDRSLLGESLNVVFLDTFVAVVSGLIIFPACFTFNVEVNAGPSLLFDTMASVFNNMSGGRWWGALFFLFMVFAALSTVLAVCENILACVRELTGWKRPKACLICGAGTFVLALTTALGYSAFSGFVPFAEGSAWLDLWDFIVSTNLLPLGSLVVAIFCCNRRYGWGWEKFKAEANEGKGLKVKDWMRLWFTYVIPVVIILLYIYGLATFNWK; translated from the coding sequence ATGGAAAGAGAGAAACTTGGGTCAAGGCTTGGGTTCATTCTGCTGTCGGCAGGATGCGCCATAGGCTGCGGAAACGTATGGAAATTTCCGTGGATGTGCGGACAATACGGCGGAGGCGCGTTTGTGCTGATTTATCTTTTATGCCTTATTGTTTTGGGTATTCCGGTAATGACGATGGAATTTTCGCTCGGACGTGCCTCGCAGGCAAGTCCTGTAGGAATGTACAGAAAGCTCGAAAGACCCGGCACAAAATGGCACATTCAGGGTTATTTGTCGCTCATAGGCAATATCAGCCTTATGGCGTTTTATACAGTTGTTTGCGGCTGGCTGGTTTATTACTTTGTTAAATTTTTGGGCGGTACAAATTCAGAAATCGGTTTTGTAAAAATGATTACCGACCCGGTTATAAACGTTAAATATCTTGCTGTTGTTGTGGTTGTGGGCTTCGGCATACTCTGCTTTAATTTGCAGGGCGGACTCGAGCGCGTAACAAAATATATGATGATTGTTCTTTTTGTTCTTATGATTGTTCTTGCAGTTCACAGCGGAACTTTGTCGGGAGCAAAAGAAGGACTTAAATTTTATCTTGTTCCCAATCTTTCGGCGATAAACGGCAGTGTTATCGTGGGTGCAATGAACCAGGCGTTCTTCACGTTGAGCCTCGGTATCGGTTCAATGGCGATTTTCGGAAGTTACATAGGAAAAGACCGTTCGCTTCTCGGCGAATCACTCAACGTTGTATTTCTTGACACCTTTGTTGCGGTAGTTTCTGGACTCATCATTTTCCCTGCGTGTTTCACGTTTAATGTTGAAGTTAACGCAGGGCCGAGCCTCCTTTTTGACACAATGGCGTCGGTATTTAATAATATGTCCGGCGGACGCTGGTGGGGTGCGCTGTTCTTCTTGTTTATGGTGTTTGCGGCGCTCTCGACGGTGCTTGCGGTTTGCGAAAACATTCTCGCATGCGTGCGTGAGCTGACCGGATGGAAAAGACCGAAAGCTTGCCTTATTTGCGGAGCAGGGACTTTTGTTCTCGCTTTGACAACCGCGCTTGGTTACAGCGCATTTTCGGGATTTGTTCCGTTTGCGGAGGGCAGTGCTTGGCTCGATTTGTGGGATTTCATTGTAAGCACAAATCTTTTGCCGCTCGGTTCGCTCGTAGTTGCAATTTTCTGCTGTAACAGACGTTACGGCTGGGGCTGGGAGAAATTTAAGGCTGAAGCTAATGAAGGAAAAGGACTTAAGGTAAAAGACTGGATGAGATTGTGGTTTACATACGTAATTCCCGTTGTAATCATTCTTTTATACATATACGGTCTTGCAACATTTAACTGGAAATAA
- a CDS encoding helix-turn-helix domain-containing protein produces MKPIYTSEYLQLGLKISYYRKLRGLTQEQLAEKIEKTPVFIGHIEAPNICKAVSLDTLFDIAYVLEVPAYKFLMFDE; encoded by the coding sequence ATGAAACCAATTTACACTTCGGAATATCTGCAGTTAGGACTGAAAATTTCATATTACAGAAAACTGCGCGGTCTGACACAGGAACAGCTTGCGGAGAAAATAGAAAAAACGCCGGTATTTATAGGTCACATCGAAGCGCCGAACATATGCAAAGCCGTTTCGCTCGACACGCTTTTCGATATTGCATATGTGCTGGAGGTTCCCGCATATAAATTTTTGATGTTTGACGAGTAA
- a CDS encoding DUF6514 family protein: MSKKVYKVITAVKSTEDFKNVTVYGVTLVINGCETGKIADISSEREFVEHIVNKLNSHDVSEVHFYDVVEDFTARQLPM, translated from the coding sequence GTGAGCAAAAAGGTTTATAAGGTTATTACCGCTGTCAAGTCAACCGAAGATTTTAAAAATGTGACAGTATACGGTGTCACCCTTGTGATAAACGGTTGTGAAACAGGAAAAATCGCAGACATTTCATCAGAACGTGAATTTGTTGAACATATTGTAAATAAGCTTAATTCTCACGATGTCAGCGAAGTACATTTTTATGACGTCGTAGAAGATTTTACAGCACGGCAGTTACCGATGTAA
- a CDS encoding family 43 glycosylhydrolase gives MINGTIWKDINGSEIHAHGGHILKHGEYYYWYGENRKDNIYVSCYRSKNLKDWEFRKNVLTTNSPCENLLDFNADISLFNTENGVKKKVNIERPKVLYNEKTKKFVMWAHYENGTDYLCARCAVALCDTPDGEFVYCGSFNPLGEMSRDCTLFKDGERAYFISTARDNADLHIYLLNDSYTGIEKCAAKLWIGEYREAPAVFKKGEKYYMLSSACTGWAPNQGKWAYADNIVGEWSSLENFGDETTFRSQPAFVLPLINGKDTEFLYFGDRWGGKGENYFKSSYVVLKIKFDGNKPYIVYDEKFDTSGFMC, from the coding sequence ATGATAAACGGGACAATTTGGAAAGATATAAACGGCAGCGAAATACACGCGCACGGCGGACATATTTTAAAGCACGGTGAATATTATTATTGGTACGGCGAAAACCGTAAAGATAATATATATGTATCGTGCTACCGCTCAAAAAATTTAAAGGATTGGGAATTTCGGAAAAATGTGCTTACAACGAATAGTCCGTGTGAAAATCTGCTTGATTTTAATGCAGATATAAGCTTATTTAACACAGAAAACGGTGTAAAGAAAAAAGTTAATATTGAACGCCCGAAGGTGTTATATAACGAGAAAACAAAAAAATTCGTTATGTGGGCTCATTATGAAAACGGCACCGATTATTTGTGCGCTCGGTGTGCGGTTGCACTCTGTGACACTCCTGACGGTGAATTTGTATATTGCGGAAGTTTTAATCCGCTCGGGGAGATGTCGCGTGACTGTACGCTTTTTAAAGACGGTGAAAGGGCATATTTTATTTCAACTGCCCGCGATAATGCAGATTTACATATATATTTGCTCAATGACAGCTATACCGGGATAGAGAAATGTGCGGCAAAACTCTGGATAGGAGAGTATAGGGAAGCGCCGGCGGTGTTTAAAAAAGGAGAAAAGTATTATATGCTTTCTTCAGCTTGCACGGGTTGGGCACCGAATCAAGGAAAATGGGCATATGCCGATAATATCGTCGGTGAGTGGAGCAGTCTTGAAAATTTCGGTGACGAAACGACATTCAGAAGTCAGCCGGCATTTGTTCTGCCGTTGATAAACGGAAAAGATACAGAATTTTTGTATTTTGGCGACAGATGGGGCGGAAAGGGAGAAAATTATTTTAAATCATCATATGTCGTGCTGAAAATTAAATTCGACGGCAACAAGCCTTATATAGTTTATGACGAAAAATTTGACACAAGCGGATTTATGTGTTAA
- a CDS encoding glycoside hydrolase family 38 N-terminal domain-containing protein: protein MNKPKVIFLPHANIQYSQLAPEKREWVMRNCYEKLFDLILDGDYKIGFEASGITIDEMAKKAPDVLAKLRKLVKTGKVEPVCSPYIHFMLANIPKEVCLDSLKYSMEVWEKHTGKRPEIGWNPECGWTGYIPDVYKEAGLKALIMDADSLMLSFDEIRKATGLEYDVAGHSNKNHLFKIEEYIKDKNEFLKFITNASVAPNGLKMIFRSDCMANLLLWYLMGATEGLRDEPINMDEIKTMFENWKERIARTGSFIMPYAEDAEYIGSSAYFYVKQFNQARFFEEEPKSVERFKEILDAAKNAGYEFALPSEVLDNTIENPYVDNIENGVAWHGGTAKAWANTEYSRIMDPVCIAVFNGIKAVAEKLNQDLNSLDINLNNAMKALASAWVSDSRWPPAPTSPGRFNVRESLDDLYSANDFIAKAMEDGKIAEKKGIYSPSLMKTQIAAIDKLLMEKKYFGEE from the coding sequence ATGAACAAACCAAAAGTGATATTTTTACCGCACGCAAACATTCAGTATTCCCAGCTTGCGCCCGAAAAGCGCGAGTGGGTTATGCGAAACTGCTACGAAAAACTGTTTGATTTAATTTTAGACGGAGATTACAAAATCGGTTTTGAGGCGAGCGGTATAACCATTGACGAAATGGCGAAAAAAGCACCCGATGTGCTTGCGAAATTAAGAAAACTTGTCAAAACGGGCAAGGTTGAGCCTGTCTGCTCGCCGTATATACATTTTATGCTTGCAAATATTCCGAAAGAAGTGTGCCTCGACTCTTTGAAATATTCTATGGAGGTTTGGGAAAAGCACACGGGCAAACGTCCCGAAATCGGCTGGAATCCCGAATGTGGCTGGACAGGATACATTCCCGATGTATACAAAGAGGCAGGATTGAAAGCGCTCATTATGGACGCAGACTCGCTTATGCTTTCGTTTGACGAAATACGCAAGGCAACAGGGCTTGAATACGACGTTGCAGGTCATTCAAATAAAAATCATCTTTTCAAAATTGAAGAATACATAAAAGACAAAAACGAATTTTTAAAATTTATCACAAACGCGTCTGTTGCACCGAACGGACTTAAAATGATTTTCCGTTCCGACTGTATGGCAAATCTTCTTTTGTGGTATCTTATGGGCGCGACCGAGGGACTTCGCGATGAGCCGATAAATATGGACGAAATCAAGACTATGTTTGAAAACTGGAAAGAGAGAATTGCACGCACCGGCTCGTTTATTATGCCGTATGCCGAAGACGCGGAATATATCGGTTCCAGTGCATATTTTTACGTTAAACAGTTTAATCAGGCAAGATTTTTTGAGGAAGAACCGAAATCGGTTGAGCGTTTTAAAGAAATTCTTGACGCGGCAAAAAATGCAGGATATGAATTTGCGCTCCCGAGCGAAGTTCTTGACAATACGATTGAAAATCCGTATGTTGACAATATTGAAAACGGCGTTGCGTGGCACGGCGGAACGGCGAAAGCGTGGGCAAACACTGAATATTCGCGCATTATGGACCCCGTTTGCATTGCGGTGTTTAACGGCATAAAGGCTGTTGCGGAAAAATTAAACCAAGATTTAAACTCGCTTGACATAAACCTGAACAACGCTATGAAAGCTCTTGCGTCCGCTTGGGTGTCCGACTCGCGCTGGCCTCCCGCGCCGACAAGTCCGGGAAGATTTAACGTCCGTGAGTCGCTTGACGATTTATACAGTGCAAACGATTTTATCGCAAAAGCAATGGAGGACGGCAAAATTGCCGAAAAAAAAGGAATTTATTCGCCGAGCCTTATGAAAACGCAGATTGCGGCGATTGACAAACTTCTGATGGAGAAAAAATATTTCGGAGAGGAATAA
- the uidA gene encoding beta-glucuronidase, giving the protein MLYPQINECREMMCLDGFWNFYAERKDGVMYDNPPDRFDSLRTIAVPASWNDQYEDLYDFFGKGWYEKNEYVPISWSGKNVYIRLGSVSGTAKVWVNGSFAAEHTGTALPIEADITNYVKFGEKNRIVVLADNTLDPWGLPPATLMDNEGRMGFSKSYPAVTYDFFPYGGIQRSVYLYACAETRIEDITVVTSPEKGIAEVSFDIELNRSIKAELWVETDDRKILCTVDGKSAKCVFQTENPRLWNVGEPNLYNARFSIVKDGKTVDCYELTYGIRKVEIQENAIFINGKKVFLKGVGKHEDFYIIGKGFSHALTVKDFALMKKLHANSFRTSHYPYDEKILDYADREGFLVIGETPFVGLNHRNFTNDVLNKALTVLEEMISRDKNHPSVIMWSLANEPCPDCTEADGFFKTLAQAARKLDGTRPITYVAHMEAEDNEPIKYFDIICVNKYYGWYLYPGQIDGSLKEFSDCLDSFYDKYKKGVILTEFGADAIAGMHTSPAQMFSEEYQAEMIEKQYRLFASKTYAAGAHVWAFADFKTAQSISRIIFNRKGIFTREREPKMSAHMLEKLWNDNN; this is encoded by the coding sequence ATGCTGTACCCTCAAATAAATGAGTGCCGTGAGATGATGTGTCTGGACGGCTTTTGGAATTTTTATGCCGAGAGAAAAGACGGCGTAATGTACGATAATCCGCCCGACAGATTTGACAGTTTGCGCACGATTGCCGTGCCGGCAAGCTGGAATGATCAATATGAAGATTTGTATGACTTTTTCGGAAAGGGCTGGTATGAAAAAAATGAATATGTACCGATTTCGTGGAGTGGAAAGAATGTATATATAAGGCTCGGAAGTGTAAGCGGAACCGCAAAAGTGTGGGTAAACGGCAGTTTTGCCGCCGAACATACCGGCACTGCTTTGCCGATTGAGGCTGATATTACAAATTATGTGAAATTCGGTGAAAAAAACAGAATTGTTGTTCTTGCCGACAATACGCTTGACCCTTGGGGACTTCCGCCCGCCACACTTATGGATAATGAGGGCAGAATGGGTTTTTCAAAATCTTATCCTGCTGTTACATATGACTTCTTTCCGTACGGCGGAATACAAAGAAGTGTCTATCTTTATGCGTGTGCGGAAACTCGTATAGAAGATATAACAGTAGTGACAAGTCCGGAAAAAGGCATTGCAGAAGTCAGCTTTGATATAGAGTTAAATCGCAGTATAAAGGCTGAATTGTGGGTTGAAACCGACGACAGAAAAATTTTATGCACGGTTGACGGAAAAAGTGCAAAATGTGTATTTCAAACGGAAAATCCGCGGTTATGGAATGTCGGTGAGCCAAACCTATACAATGCGCGCTTCAGCATTGTTAAAGACGGCAAAACAGTCGACTGCTACGAGCTTACTTACGGGATAAGGAAAGTGGAAATTCAAGAAAACGCAATTTTTATAAACGGGAAAAAAGTGTTTTTAAAGGGGGTTGGAAAGCATGAGGATTTCTATATAATCGGAAAAGGTTTCAGCCACGCGTTAACGGTAAAGGATTTTGCACTTATGAAAAAACTTCACGCAAATTCTTTCAGAACTTCGCATTATCCGTATGATGAAAAAATACTTGACTATGCCGACCGGGAGGGATTTTTGGTTATAGGGGAAACACCGTTTGTGGGACTGAATCACAGAAATTTTACAAATGATGTACTTAATAAGGCATTGACGGTTTTGGAAGAAATGATTTCACGCGACAAAAATCACCCGTCGGTTATAATGTGGAGTCTTGCAAATGAGCCTTGTCCCGATTGTACAGAGGCGGACGGATTTTTTAAAACTCTTGCCCAAGCCGCGAGAAAGCTTGACGGCACCAGACCTATTACCTATGTTGCACATATGGAGGCAGAGGATAACGAACCGATAAAATATTTTGATATCATATGCGTCAATAAATACTACGGCTGGTACTTGTACCCCGGGCAGATTGACGGCTCGCTTAAAGAATTTTCCGATTGTCTTGACAGTTTTTATGATAAGTACAAAAAGGGTGTGATTTTAACCGAATTCGGTGCAGACGCGATTGCCGGTATGCACACATCGCCTGCGCAGATGTTCAGCGAGGAGTATCAGGCGGAAATGATTGAAAAGCAATATAGGCTTTTTGCATCAAAGACGTATGCCGCCGGAGCGCACGTTTGGGCGTTTGCGGATTTTAAAACCGCACAGTCAATATCGAGAATAATCTTTAACAGAAAAGGCATATTTACGCGTGAAAGAGAACCTAAAATGTCAGCGCATATGCTTGAAAAACTTTGGAACGACAACAATTAA